Genomic segment of Mercurialis annua linkage group LG6, ddMerAnnu1.2, whole genome shotgun sequence:
actaatccagcgtcacttttcatgcacactttgagtaatatagcctaaccatgcttaggtgttcggaacgacgctttaaagagacttgtaacgcgaccaATGTTGTCAAACTCgcttttttaaagtaaaatagaAATGGGGGTTATAAACTCGTAACGTAAAATCGTATTGTAAAATCGTAAGGTTTTACAAACCGTATAAAATGTGCTATTAAAGACATTGAAGTtcaaaaattaagaaacattaataatttttttgctattttaaattatatccatatcttttatttataatatgatAGGAGTTACTTGTATAAAATACCATCATATGAATTTCGACATAATAAAAAACtcaataatatgaaaaattaaaaataacattaaaaataatttgcaCCATTTTACTTAGttaaagaataagaaaataacatCAAAAATATATCAACATTACACATCCAACTCAAATATCCATAAAATCATAGTAACATACAGAATaaggaaaaaattaaaagtacatTATTAAAACTTAGAAAAGGTCATCAATAGTTTTATCATTCAAATAACTctcatcttcatcatcatcattatcaCCATGTTCTCCTTCAACAATATTTTCAGCATCATTTTCAAGCTCATGTGCATAAACATCAACATTTGTACTTCCGCAAGCATTAAGATCTGGACTACTTACTTCAATACCATTTGATTCTTCAAATGGCCTATCAACTTCATCACCAGAATCTTCATGTAGCATTATATCATCTCCATGTTCTTGGATCTCCAAATCCTCATCTTCAATAGCTACTTCATTCGACTCATTTATATGACCTCCATTTGCACTTCCACCACGTAGTGCGCCATGCCAGGCTTTATTCAAAGGATCATGAACATTTGATTCCTCCGTAATCCACTCATCATCCGAAGATACGTCTTCAATGGTACATGTAATGTCATCCTTCTTAGATAATCTTTCTCTCAACTTTAGATTATACATCACAAAAACTAAGTCATTCATTTTCTGTTGATTCAATCGATTTCTTTTCTTTGTATGAAcctacatcaatataataaattaaattacaattcaaaaatataacaaaataaataatgaagACGATGGTTTAGTTTATCTTACCATCTCAAAGTTGCTCCAATTTCTTTCACATCCAGAGGAGCTGCAGGTCAAGCTTAGAACGCGAATGGCAAACTTTTGTAATTCAGGACAGTCGTCTCCATAAGAATCCCACCATTTTGCAGGCGCTTTTTTTATCCCTTGCTATCTTGGCTGACTCTATTCCAAAAAGACCTTTAGCATCTTTGAATGTCTCAAGTTGTAGGTCTATCTTACATCTTTCAATTGGATCAGGAACCATTCTCTCTAAACAGTTATACAATCCAATTTTAATCTCAGAATTAACCTTAAAATTAGGATTGTAGTGGTAACGTGGATTTAAGTAATAAGTTGTAGCATGTAAAGGTCTATGAAGCTGTAATTCCCATCTCTCATCTACAATTTTTAGGACAGGCTCGAAacttcaaaaaaacaaaatactaGTCAAGCACATTGATCAACAATCAGAACATAAAAGATACAACAATACGAATTATTCAATAATATACCCACAatcaaaaaacaacaaaaataactACTAATTATGAATCCAAAATATGCAAAGCacaacttaataaaatttcacaTGACTAAATAATAAAGAACAGATTGTATAAAAAAAGACTTACTTCTTTTTTTTGCCATTGAAATTCTCTATTATCTTCTCTCTAGCACGAGCCATCTCTTCATAAATAAATCCCATAACTGGTTTCTCATCAGAATCAACTAACTGAAGGACTTTTATGAGTGGACAGACTGCTTTAAGAAAAGTTATGATATTTGCCCAAAATCTACTACCCGAAACCATTTGCTGAATTCTTTTTCCATCACTTGTGGCTGCGAATCGACTTGATTTCCATGTCTTGGATGAAAAACATTGACATTAGGGAGACTTTGTGTTCACTTAAACAACTTAGAGTGAAATACGAAGTAGCGAACCGAGTTAAAGTTGGTCGGATCAAATCTTTCTTTTTTGTAAAATGCCTCAACATTCAAATAAGTAGAGTTCTTGAATAAATATAAGTGATTAGCCTCCGCGCCTTACCAATAGTTAGTTTATGTACTGTTAGTTTCTTATCAAAGTCCTCCAAAATCAAATCGATACAATGGGCAGCACAAGGAGTCCAATAGAGCCTTTTCCTTTTCTGCATTAGTATCTCCCCCGCTGCTTTATAATTCGCAGCATTATCCGTGACCACTTGTACGACATTATCTTCTCCTATTTTCTCTACAATGTCATCTAACATTTGAAACACTTTGTCTGCAGTTTTAGATATTTCAGACGTGTCAATTGATGTTAAAAAAACATTACCTTTCGGACTATTcactaaaacattacgaattgaACGCCTCTTTCTATCGGTCCATTCGTCCGACATAATTGTACAACCTGTTTTCTTCCGTTCCTCTTTATATTCATTAAGCAAATCTGTAGTACGAGCTACTTCTTTTTTCAAGTACTTCTCCCTAATTTCATGATAACTAGGAGGTTTCAACCCACAACTATACTTTCCTATCAATTCAACCATTTTTGCAAATAC
This window contains:
- the LOC126685677 gene encoding uncharacterized protein LOC126685677, with product MHKEIELMWVGSMDLMWIRTQKGCNANFAKKSLPEEFFALSTIWVVHGKMWSHIQQVLMKQKGKGLMDTFVKKGQSMTGSTQTTINQLLKKEQREEVCQQISRFFYACAIPFNCVKHLVFAKMVELIGKYSCGLKPPSYHEIREKYLKKEVARTTDLLNEYKEERKKTGCTIMSDEWTDRKRRSIRNVLVNSPKGNVFLTSIDTSEISKTADKVFQMLDDIVEKIGEDNVVQVVTDNAANYKAAGEILMQKRKRLYWTPCAAHCIDLILEDFDKKLTTWKSSRFAATSDGKRIQQMVSGSRFWANIITFLKAVCPLIKVLQLVDSDEKPVMGFIYEEMARAREKIIENFNGKKKNFEPVLKIVDERWELQLHRPLHATTYYLNPRYHYNPNFKVNSEIKIGLYNCLERMVPDPIERCKIDLQLETFKDAKGLFGIDLTCSSSGCERNWSNFEMVHTKKRNRLNQQKMNDLVFVMYNLKLRERLSKKDDITCTIEDVSSDDEWITEESNVHDPLNKAWHGALRGGSANGGHINESNEVAIEDEDLEIQEHGDDIMLHEDSGDEVDRPFEESNGIEVSSPDLNACGSTNVDVYAHELENDAENIVEGEHGDNDDDEDESYLNDKTIDDLF